Proteins encoded within one genomic window of Oryza glaberrima chromosome 12, OglaRS2, whole genome shotgun sequence:
- the LOC127757955 gene encoding calcium-dependent protein kinase 27, with the protein MGNVCIGPRRNFAKNGLLGILRPRHAAPSSPSQPTTTSRSIPVVLPSAPSSKPPPPTQTAPPVPVVISEPPPPQPQPEPQPAAPSQPPPPQEQPSPPPPASSNTTQQPPPPQQRQQSRAKKPAHIKRISSAGLQVESVLRRKTVNLKDKYSLGRKLGQGQFGTTYLCVDKANGGEYACKSIAKRKLLTDEDVEDVRREIQIMHHLAGHPNIISIRGAYEDAVAVHVVMELCAGGELFDRIVRKGHYTERQAAGLARVIVAVVESCHSLGVMHRDLKPENFLFVGNEEDAPLKTIDFGLSMFFRPGEVFTDVVGSPYYVAPEVLKKSYGQEADVWSAGVIIYILLCGVPPFWAETEQGIFEQVLHGTLDFESDPWPNVSDGAKDLLRKVLVRDPKKRLTAHEVLCHPWLQMSGSAPDKPLDSAVLSRLRQFSAMNKLKKMALRVIAENLSEEEIAGLKEMFKMMDTDNSGQINYEELKAGLERVGANMKESEIYQLMQAADIDNSGTIDYGEFIAATLHLNKVEREDHLYAAFQYFDKDGSGYITSDELQQACDEFGIEDVRLEDMIGEVDQDNDGRIDYNEFVAMMQKTTTGFGKKGGHNFSGFRDALKSHS; encoded by the exons ATGGGCAACGTCTGCATCGGCCCGCGCCGCAACTTCGCCAAGAACGGCCTCCTCGGCATCCTgcggccgcgccacgccgcgccgtcctccccgtcgcagcccaccaccacctcccgctCCATCCCCGTCGTGCTCccctccgccccctcctccaagccgccgccgcccacccagACCGCCCCGCCCGTACCCGTCGTCATctccgagccgccgccaccgcagccgcagccCGAACCGCAGCCCGCggcgccgtcgcagccgccgccaccgcaggagcagccctcgccgccaccgcccgcatCGTCGAACACCACCCagcagcctccgccgccgcagcagcggcagcagtcGCGCGCCAAGAAGCCGGCGCACATCAAGCGCATCTCCAGCGCCGGCCTGCAGGTGGAGTCGGTGCTCCGGCGAAAGACTGTGAATCTCAAGGACAAGTACAGCCTGGGGCGCAAGCTCGGTCAGGGCCAGTTCGGGACGACTTACCTGTGCGTCGACAAGGCGAACGGCGGCGAGTACGCGTGCAAGTCGATCGCCAAGCGGAAGCTGCTCACCGACGAGGACGTGGAGGACGTCCGCCGCGAGATCCAGATCATGCACCACCTCGCCGGCCACCCCAACATCATCTCCATCCGCGGCGCCTACGAGGACGCCGTGGCGGTGCACGTCGTCATGGAGctctgcgccggcggcgagctgttcGACCGGATCGTGCGCAAGGGGCACTACACGGAGCGGCAGGCGGCCGGGCTCGCCcgcgtcatcgtcgccgtcgtcgagtcGTGCCACTCGCTCGGCGTCATGCACCGCGACCTGAAGCCCGAGAACTTCCTGTTCGTCGGCAACGAGGAGGACGCGCCGCTCAAGACCATCGACTTCGGCCTCTCCATGTTCTTCCGCCCAG GCGAGGTGTTCACCGACGTGGTGGGGAGCCCGTACTACGTGGCGCCGGAGGTGCTGAAGAAGAGCTACGGGCAGGAGGCCGACGTGTGGAGCGCCGGCGTCATCATCTACATCCTCCTCTGCGGCGTGCCGCCGTTCTGGGCAG AGACGGAGCAGGGGATATTCGAGCAGGTGCTGCACGGGACGCTGGACTTCGAGTCGGACCCATGGCCGAACGTGTCGGATGGCGCCAAGGACCTCCTCCGCAAGGTGCTCGTCCGGGACCCCAAGAAGCGGCTCACCGCGCACGAAGTCCTAT GCCATCCATGGCTGCAGATGAGCGGGTCGGCGCCGGACAAGCCGCTGGACTCGGCGGTGCTGTCGCGGCTGAGGCAGTTCTCGGCCATGAACAAGCTCAAGAAGATGGCATTGAGA GTGATCGCGGAGAACTTGTCGGAGGAAGAGATCGCCGGGTTGAAGGAGATGTTCAAGATGATGGACACGGACAACAGCGGGCAGATCAACTACGAGGAGCTCAAGGCCGGGTTGGAGAGGGTGGGTGCCAACATGAAGGAGTCTGAAATTTATCAGCTCATGCAGGCT GCTGATATCGACAATAGTGGCACCATAGATTATGGAGAATTCATAGCTGCCACTCTACACCTCAACAAAGTTGAAAGGGAAGATCATCTATATGCCGCCTTCCAATACTTCGACAAAGATGGCAGTGGATACATCACATCTGATGAGCTTCAGCAAGCCTGCGATGAGTTTGGTATCGAGGACGTTCGACTCGAAGACATGATAGGCGAAGTAGATCAGGACAAT GATGGGCGTATAGATTACAACGAGTTTGTCGCGATGATGCAGAAAACAACAACAGGGTTCGGGAAGAAAGGTGGTCATAATTTTAGCGGTTTTAGGGATGCCTTGAAGTCACATAGCTGA